A genomic segment from Maniola hyperantus chromosome 4, iAphHyp1.2, whole genome shotgun sequence encodes:
- the LOC117981942 gene encoding uncharacterized protein produces the protein MTTTAPELSKSDFFEFVTSNEVTDAQYKQQMRSVNVFMESPDSRSNPLLSEEPKEQNNNSLISVTGVQSSTTNSMTVATTSNPLQSFDSIWNVDRDRDRIETSMLEDLNKYYWSQENEITTHSCTDTTISNKLISNNTDGQIYTLTVLNQDINETNTNRYWVKEEDVSMSSPTDMEQNPSLDLETILNMNGFPNDFSQDTLNTLPKVESFSYEDGDSQNTSTELSTSSLVKIEPFTYDENEYHSNDKKDESTHSPIIVTPTMLEVEYNNNNNDWKLTDQNTESNESLLRSALQGKAFVRYSTLLKNAVDKIDAETELKRVIINNNNKADVPSMYQDTKDTENELLMAIGPPNGNVNISILLEEPTATVITNGENPTSTQSVDDILLSQLDSTYPDDYEKLKRIATELGESVQPFCTVEPIDPTRSIYNIHHVNGELVTMIPAGEVQLPQHLQIVTASPTVTSTKVGKKHRRPPSKTLPPTSQTQSGTAVQAATSTSNGVRKERSLHYCSICSKGFKDKYSVNVHVRTHTGEKPFTCSLCGKSFRQKAHLAKHYQTHIAQKTAAANGASKPTKQR, from the coding sequence ATGACGACCACTGCACCAGAATTGTCAAAGTCGGATTTTTTTGAATTCGTGACCTCAAATGAAGTAACCGATGCTCAGTATAAACAGCAAATGCGATCTGTTAATGTGTTTATGGAATCACCTGATTCGAGATCAAACCCTTTGTTGTCGGAAGAACCTAAGGAACAGAACAATAATAGTCTAATAAGTGTAACTGGGGTTCAGTCGTCCACTACGAACAGCATGACTGTCGCTACAACCTCCAATCCATTACAAAGTTTTGACTCCATATGGAATGTGGACCGAGATAGAGATCGGATAGAGACGTCAATGTTAGAAGATCTTAACAAATATTACTGGAGCCAAGAGAATGAAATAACCACACATTCATGTACTGACACTACTATTTCGAATAAATTGATAAGTAATAATACAGACGGACAAATATATACACTAACTGTTCTTAATCAAGATATTAATGAAACAAATACAAATCGCTATTGGGTTAAAGAAGAAGATGTTTCCATGTCCAGCCCTACGGATATGGAACAAAATCCGTCATTAGATCTTGAAACAATATTGAATATGAACGGTTTTCCTAACGACTTCAGCCAAGACACACTTAATACGTTACCTAAAGTAGAAAGTTTTAGTTATGAAGACGGAGATTCACAAAATACGAGCACAGAACTCAGTACAAGCAGCTTAGTTAAAATAGAACCTTTCACCTATGATGAAAATGAATATCATAGCAATGATAAAAAAGACGAGTCTACGCATAGCCCAATTATCGTTACACCTACTATGTTAGAAGtcgaatataataataataataatgactgGAAATTAACTGATCAAAACACAGAGTCAAATGAATCATTACTGCGGAGTGCCTTACAAGGAAAAGCCTTTGTTAGATATAGTACACTACTAAAAAATGCTGTAGATAAAATTGATGCTGAAACTGAATTAAAAAGGGTCATTATAAACAATAATAACAAAGCCGATGTACCGTCCATGTATCAGGATACGAAAGATACAGAAAATGAATTATTAATGGCGATAGGCCCACCAAACGGCAATGttaatatatctatactattagaAGAACCTACAGCCACTGTGATCACAAATGGTGAAAATCCAACATCAACACAAAGTGTAGATGATATTTTACTATCACAGCTCGATTCCACCTACCCTGACGATTACGAAAAATTAAAACGGATAGCAACAGAATTAGGTGAATCAGTGCAGCCTTTCTGTACTGTGGAGCCGATCGATCCTACTCGCAGTATATATAATATTCACCACGTCAATGGTGAGTTAGTTACTATGATTCCTGCCGGTGAAGTTCAGTTGCCACAGCACTTGCAGATAGTAACGGCTTCGCCAACGGTGACGAGTACGAAAGTTGGTAAAAAACATAGAAGACCACCTAGTAAAACTTTGCCACCGACAAGTCAAACACAATCAGGGACAGCAGTTCAAGCGGCTACATCTACATCGAACGGCGTTAGAAAGGAGAGATCCTTGCATTATTGTTCTATCTGTTCAAAGGGTTTCAAGGATAAGTACTCAGTAAACGTGCACGTGAGGACGCACACAGGCGAAAAGCCCTTTACGTGTTCCCTGTGCGGGAAGAGTTTCAGACagaaggcgcatctcgcgaagCATTATCAGACTCACATAGCACAGAAGACCGCAGCTGCTAACGGCGCCTCTAAGCCCACCAAACAGAGGTAA